In the Enterococcus rotai genome, TCTATCTAATGGTTCTTTCCCATATTGACTAGTTGCATATGTTAAAGGTTTAAAACCATTTTTTGATTTGAATGAAACATATTTTTTGGCATTATCCATATTTGAAAAATACTTTATTTCTATATTATTATATCTATTCGGCACTGAAATATTAATTTCTTGACGTAAAGAATTGATAAATTTCACAAAATCTTTCGAAAAAGATTTCTCACTAATTTTACCATCATAATTTTTTGCTATTCTATTTACAGTTTTGATAAAGTTAGCTAAATCATCCGAACTAAAATCAATATTCAAATCCAAAAAAGTTTCAAAACATGAATTGACATCATCTTTCGAGAGATTTTTTGTTTGATTGATAGGAGTTTTTAAAAATAATTTAATAAAATTTGCTAATTCTTCATTTGACCTAATTTTTTCAGTAAGTTTAAATTTGTTTCCTTTGTTTGTTATGGATTCCAGCTTACTTTTCACATCATATTCTATCTCACTATTATGCAAACATTGTTCCTTGTCCAAAGAGAATATACATGGTACTTTATTTAATGTACAATAGTGAACTATCTGTTTCAATTGCTTCTCTCTAATTCTTTGACTTTCATCAACAAATATAATATTGATATTTTCATTTATATTTTCGTTAAGTTTATACACAGGATGTATATTAAAACCATATTCATTCCTTAATTTTAGGTGACCATCATTCAAATTACCTACATGCAAAACTAACTCATTTTCTGACATGTTTTTAATAATGTCATATAAAAGTAAAGTTTTTCCTGTTCCTGCTCCTCCTTCTAACATAAAGAAATATTCATCCATTTCTATTTTTTTTAGTATTTCTTTCTTTATTTTTTCTTGATGATTTGTCAAAAAGTATTCGTCATTGATAAATTTATCTACTGTATTAAAAGGAGAAATTAGATAATTACTTGGCTCAAAAAATGCATCAATATTCTCTAAAGTTAACTTTTCATACTCTTGTTTGTTAATAATTTCAGCTAGTTTTTCGACACTTATCTCTTCCAATAAGAAGTCTTGATTCAATTGAAAAAATCTATTTTGTTCGGAAGAAAAAGAGATACAGTAACTTTCCACATCTAAAGCTGAAAGATAGCTCATTTTTCTTATTAGTTGTTTTTTCATCTTATCCAAATCCAAATCTGATTTCAATTCAATATTTATATGGTAGTTACTACCCATTTTCAATAAATCAAATTCTTCACCAATCTGCGGTATCTTATAACTTAAAAGAAACCCCTCTGTAACCCATGATATCCATTCTTCGGTGTAACTTAAACTTAAAGTATCAATTAATGATTCTACAGATTTAATCTCATGTAATTTTAAATCAATCATCATTCGCCTATTAAATTCCTTTATCTTTTCTTCATCATTATTTTTAATAAAATACGCATACGTTAATAAGTCCACTATACTAATCTCCATTTCGCAAAATTTTTGTATAACCTCTAAAGTCTTATTATTCATTCAAATAATAATTTATTATACACTATAATTACTTTTCCATATATATATATATACGTATAAATGTCTTTTATTTGAATATAGTAAAAATCATTTATCATTAGTTAATTGCTTTTCATATAACGCTTAAAAATTCGTTTTTCACTTGTTATCTTTCTCTTAATTTTTTGAACTTTCGATTAACAGTTCTTTCAGATACACCTAATATTTCTGCAATTTGTTTTTGAGTTAATGTCCCACTTAGCCATTTACCATAGGCTTTTTTTAGTGTTTCATCATCAATTTTAGAAGGTCTCCCCATTTTTTTTATTGATTGCTGCATTCCTTTTTTTATTTTCTTTCTCCTATTCCATTCTTCTTCACTGATACTATCATATCCACAATCTTTACTTTTGACTAAATAAATTGGATTATGTGGTATTATTTTTGGCGTATTGTTCATGTTATTCACCTCCTCCCTACTATCTTATTGTCCGTTTCAACAATGCTTTTGTTTCAGTAAATGCCCCTAGACAAAAAGAATAATTTTGCGTTTAAGACATTAATGTAAAATGTCATCTCTAAATTTTAATCATTGGTGACATTTCCGCTTTTAAGGTATAAACAGTTCCGTTTTTAGATAAAATTTTGTCTGATTTTTTATTCTTATCTAAAATGTCATCCCTGATATCACCTCACTAAATCGGACATATAGAATATTTTAAATAAAGAAAAAAGACACCTCTATATGACGTGTCAAATTATGTTACTATGTATTATTTTAAATTTTTTAGTATTTTTTTGAATATACCAATTACAAATTTATTAATATTACGTTCTTCTAACTTTCCACTTAAATAATCTTGTTGCTCCATTTTAATTATTAACTCATACATTAATTGCTTATCTTTTTTGCTTAACATTCACCTTCCCCTCCTTGATTTAGATTTTTTGCATGTTTATCTTTGTTTTCCAACAGTTTCTTAAAAACCCTTCGAGTAAATTGATTTATAAATTCTTGTTCCATTTCTGGTATTTCTTCATTTTCAATCACATACATTATATATGCCATACTAATTTTTGTATCTAAACCAAACTTTATTGTATATAAATCCATGTTCATCCCCTCCTATATAATTTAATTACTTGTTTCAGTTTCTGTTTTGTTTCACAAAATATTTGTTGTCCATGTGGGGTAACATTTCTACTTTTTTAATGCACAACTATTGACACTAATTCATAAAAAAGGAGTCCATTATTTTGGACTCCTAGGTTTGCTATGTATTTTATCTTAAATATTTTTCGACCATATTTTGTATGTACTGTATAGCCTCACGATAACCTCTTGAATCTTTGTCTGTCTCCGTTTCAACTATATCTATACATATCCTTAACATTTCTTCTTCCTTTTCTGTCATCATCCTTTCCACCTCTAGTTATTTTTTTATCTATAATAAGATTACCATGCTAATAGTAATCATGTTGTAATTTGTTATCCGATTTTATTTATTTTAAAAATTAGTAGTTACCTACCTATTGATTAGGTCATCATAATTTAATTTTTTTTGCTTAAACGCAACTTTGAATTGTTCTCTTCTTGCTTCTTTTTCTTCTGATGTTGTATTTTTTGCTTGCTCAACTATATAGGACGATTTATATTTATTTGTATAGTTTTTTTGTAGTTTAAAAATATTCATATCAATCCCTGTATCGCATTTAAAATCTATACTAACTTGTTTTTTTACATAGATTTTTTGGATTATTTTCAGCCATTTTATCAGGTATTTTCTATCTTGCCCATTAGTAATAGTTTTTAGGTTACTGTATGCTGATTTACCCTGTTTTGCTTTGTTTAATATATCTAGGTAGTATTTATCGAGGGATAGATAAACCGTTACCCTATCAGTGTTTTTAATCCTATTATCTTTAACGATATCATGCTCTAAGCAATGCAATAAATATGCCACACTATCCATTTTGATATTATCACTATGTATTTCCTTCCATCTTATTTTATGTATTAGATATTTACTATTCTTCTTCTTAACTCCCTTATATTCAATTATGTCTTTTTCTCTGTCTTTATAATATTTTACTTGTATATGATGTTCCATTTCCTCCCTCCCGTTATTTATAATCCTTAGTACATTATCTGTACTATCACATCTATGTATGTAATCTAGTATATATCCATCCCATCCGTTGACTCTAATTTTAATCTATTGGTCTATTTTTGTAAAATTTAAATAGACATCTTTAGATATTACAAAAACAGCGTTTAGCCTTTACTTTTAAGACATTAATGATTATATCCAAAATTGGTATACATATAATTTCGTGATTATTATTAACTTTTTTAACTCTTGGGCTTAAATTGGATTTATTTCATTTTTTATTTTTTAATATTATTTCAATCTGTCCATATAGTTATTTTAAGCACCAATAAAAAGCCGCCAGATTAGTTCTAAGGGTTTTAAAATTTGATTTGGTATATTTGTACCAAAAACTTACAAAACACCCTAGAGAGCCTCCCAGAGCCTTTTGATTTTTTTGTAAAAAAAGAAGACACAAGTATTGACACTTGCACCTCCTAATTATTGATACTATACTAGATTATTAATTGCTTGTTGTAATTTTAACACA is a window encoding:
- a CDS encoding DNA/RNA helicase domain-containing protein; its protein translation is MDLLTYAYFIKNNDEEKIKEFNRRMMIDLKLHEIKSVESLIDTLSLSYTEEWISWVTEGFLLSYKIPQIGEEFDLLKMGSNYHINIELKSDLDLDKMKKQLIRKMSYLSALDVESYCISFSSEQNRFFQLNQDFLLEEISVEKLAEIINKQEYEKLTLENIDAFFEPSNYLISPFNTVDKFINDEYFLTNHQEKIKKEILKKIEMDEYFFMLEGGAGTGKTLLLYDIIKNMSENELVLHVGNLNDGHLKLRNEYGFNIHPVYKLNENINENINIIFVDESQRIREKQLKQIVHYCTLNKVPCIFSLDKEQCLHNSEIEYDVKSKLESITNKGNKFKLTEKIRSNEELANFIKLFLKTPINQTKNLSKDDVNSCFETFLDLNIDFSSDDLANFIKTVNRIAKNYDGKISEKSFSKDFVKFINSLRQEINISVPNRYNNIEIKYFSNMDNAKKYVSFKSKNGFKPLTYATSQYGKEPLDRLVTDDETPHKVIGQEFENVIVILDKNFGYKPNSNGKYEVFTGTSNSYYHSVKMFFQNITRSRKKISIVIVDNMELFNIGTSILERF
- a CDS encoding helix-turn-helix transcriptional regulator, yielding MNNTPKIIPHNPIYLVKSKDCGYDSISEEEWNRRKKIKKGMQQSIKKMGRPSKIDDETLKKAYGKWLSGTLTQKQIAEILGVSERTVNRKFKKLRER